The Humulus lupulus chromosome 3, drHumLupu1.1, whole genome shotgun sequence genome window below encodes:
- the LOC133822445 gene encoding uncharacterized protein LOC133822445: MASNQTTSSPSSSAPPMRKFDVFLSFRGEDTRRGFTGHLYAALTQRHIYTFMDNEELQKGKTIAPELLKAIEESLIAVVIISTNYASSTWCLDELLKISECHNKKLNNGQTQTVFPIFYQVDPSEVRKQTGVFGEAFVKHEQHHVGKVKMWRDALTQVANIAGWDLRLRPEHEVINEIVEKILSILKRTSTSVNNRNLIGMDSRIDKMISYLELGRSNDVLTLGIWGMGGIGKTTLAQEIMSKIKGHFESSCFVRNVREESEKHNGLYQLQKDLYNCLLGYSCDDFSSVGDRLRYKKVLIILDDVDQLKQIETLVRNCDEQHEWFGPGSRIIVTTRNAHLLKRFGENNIYEVDKLDEEEALQLFSRKAFRMDHPTDGYKDKTNEVVKYANGLPLALEVLGSFLYGRNIDAWSSTLERLKQHPNEDIVGPLQVSFDGLKRTEKAMFLDIACFFKGEGKCRLIKILGTCDYSPLIDIEVLVEKSLVTVVGDKLWMHDLLQELGWDIVRQESPQQPGNRSRLWLQQDIFNVFGEKKGTQAVEGIFLCMPKTDQVLYLNSDPFSKMCYMRLLKMCNVNFSGCIIGSFPKELRLLEWHGYPLKSLPSSFQPHKLVELNLSNSCIEKISWRENVVSESLMLINLSNCTYLTKTPNFNTTPNLERLILRGCKRLSVIHPSIGVLERLVLLNLKDCESLKILVKEMSLGSLKTLILSGCSKLNKFPEIVGNMKELTQLYLDGTAIIELLDSIKSLSGLTLLNLKDCKNLRSLPNIICSLTALTTLNISGCSCLDYFPEDLGNLECLEELDASETAIREVPSSVTQLKNLKQLSFRGCSGMPHKSCLLFFCSCLFATEGFESVSLMLPNSFLGLLSLKSLDLSKCNLQEAAIPDDFWHMSSLEQLDLSENNFRSLPNTMFELSELRELSLNGCNKLQSLPIIPLSVKYVNARDCAELTDESIIWTTPKGFCFIDCQKSNVGTERKEYKFPVSMEHFYPLLHASCEDDIYRGKAFGFVSSRTTIPDWCSYSSTGSSVTVQLPPDLDHNNTWMGLYIYIIYEVQKQENTDTRIQYICHFTTDEDRLEISLGNFDVKEHNSVGSRGVCKYLPRESFAGLLDKASRVEASIYLNSPYVSVKMCGAHIIYKQNVAKFVRDLYPVPNNVQNYVTHCQEIVDDVTKTTPVCEVKSMTRERTMIDMIQSAIKQELKGSTLGEPSNEAEQELTSPNRFLLHVHDSTKSFGEEGRKSISTTALRMKLQSLLSKLFQKSNAGNFDFGCIFPLKAILPWFAYQCVGRQIFCCLSPNLLEDKKWLGFALYVMFRSRPPFSINNLDSESSASLVAHLHIEPSGMLHTARFSLGKDCLVGSEHRLVVFNVPRVHFPQMLNQCGYISALFATSISDHLEIEICGIRKVYENDMEDFIQTIIECTIESPEIHHEHYCKTFAKMEKKIFDEADIPSEEKAFDLGYICSTLPREGKVLHRQVQEVDNISTISSSQSQLPTENENDIINQYFFRKYYQSFDQMLRYNACFPPSEIPKLFSHQNNDHSIEIQLPKESNWVGVALWAYFSVEESLIGKVNENQEADNSHFLNCYLETNEGFLEPLHSYQTTNEEMKWVPRLGGFIWLSYIPRGSLSDLLISFIEASFVSENSDLLVKKCGIRLVYDQQEFEQMILHSLDCDLMQESLVDNNSVLDVSSNQVTSTGSNSEPSYILLNIEAQTPVMESNSIEEWIKELESFLNKYLNLSLIIMLSIAGHSISYVPSFNPYFGFNFCFPRNKVLDWFNYQTDKPKLRFQIPQNLYDDENWRGFVICAAFTVHEHPAAAVLDSESEKDVHLMCDFNLGQNICLKPAPIIRTKKEIFKWLILRGFIWLAYIPHSAFTESLNEVSYVEAKMHSFDSPGLVVERCGMRLLYQHDVKEFKQEIVKCVTSFFDDLGPIFLFLSDKKTKKSPDFDSIVPWNQRTDIELLVIDFHRNTIFNSCFTSTEILEWFRNYKIGPSVKLELPTTLLFDDNWIGLALCAYFSDLDPQQPNACMDNLNTGEFSHHLICHLQTETVNLEHPHVYQTTNEEFRYLDHEGRFIWLSYIPREWFSDEQLNDCSVIEASFVSDSTRRLHVEKCGLRLLFQHDEDEFKKTIAHCMKSSSQNEDLVCSLPRSGCEAGPSKGSCSTTKVDPHPERSERLNPTTVKGKEKLIFE; encoded by the exons ATGGCTTCCAACCAAACAACGTCATCACCATCTTCTTCAGCTCCTCCTATGAGGAAATTTGATGTGTTCCTTAGCTTTAGAGGCGAGGATACTCGCAGAGGCTTTACTGGTCATTTGTATGCTGCTTTGACTCAAAGACATATTTACACATTTATGGATAATGAAGAGCTTCAGAAGGGAAAAACTATTGCACCAGAACTTCTCAAGGCCATTGAAGAATCATTGATTGCAGTTGTCATTATATCAACAAACTATGCCTCTTCAACATGGTGTTTAGATGAGCTTTTGAAGATTTCTGAGTGTCATAATAAGAAATTGAACAATGGACAGACACAGACAGTTTTTCCTATATTCTATCAAGTGGATCCATCAGAGGTCAGAAAGCAAACTGGAGTTTTTGGAGAAGCCTTTGTCAAACATGAGCAACACCATGTAGGGAAGGTGAAAATGTGGAGAGATGCCTTAACTCAAGTAGCCAATATCGCTGGATGGGATTTGAGACTCAG GCCTGAGCATGAAGTTATTAATGAGATAGTTGAAAAGATTTTAAGTATATTAAAACGCACATCAACAAGTGTTAACAACAGGAACTTAATTGGAATGGATTCTAGAATTGACAAAATGATTTCATACTTGGAATTAGGGAGATCAAATGATGTTCTCACATTAGGAATATGGGGGATGGGCGGTATTGGAAAGACTACTCTTGCACAGGAAATAATGAGTAAGATCAAAGGCCATTTTGAAAGTAGTTGCTTTGTTAGAAATGTTAGGGAGGAATCTGAAAAGCATAATGGTCTGTATCAATTACAAAAAGATTTATATAATTGCTTGTTGGGATATAGTTGTGATGATTTTAGTAGTGTGGGAGATAGATTGCGCTATAAGAAAGTGCTTATCATTCTAGATGATGTTGATCAACTAAAACAAATAGAAACCTTGGTGAGAAACTGTGATGAGCAGCATGAATGGTTTGGTCCAGGGAGCAGAATCATTGTAACAACTAGAAATGCACACTTGTTAAAGAGATTTGGAGAGAATAACATCTATGAAGTTGATAAGTTAGATGAAGAAGAAGCTCTTCAACTCTTTTCTAGGAAAGCCTTTCGTATGGACCACCCTACAGATGGTTATAAAGACAAGACCAACGAGGTTGTGAAATATGCCAATGGTCTTCCTTTGGCTCTTGAAGTGTTGGGTTCTTTCTTGTATGGGAGAAATATAGATGCGTGGTCAAGCACGTTGGAGAGACTAAAGCAGCATCCTAACGAAGACATTGTTGGTCCACTTCAAGTAAGTTTTGATGGTTTAAAACGTACAGAGAAGGCAATGTTTCTGGACATCGCATGTTTCTTTAAGGGAGAGGGAAAATGTCGTTTGATAAAGATACTTGGAACTTGTGACTATTCTCCCCTCATCGATATAGAGGTCCTGGTTGAAAAATCTTTGGTAACTGTTGTAGGAGATAAATTGTGGATGCATGATTTGCTACAGGAGTTGGGTTGGGATATTGTTCGTCAAGAATCTCCTCAACAGCCTGGAAACCGCAGCAGGTTGTGGCTTCAACAAGATATTTTTAATGTATTTGGAGAGAAAAAG GGAACACAAGCTGTGGAAGGCATATTTTTATGCATGCCTAAAACAGATCAAGTGTTGTACTTGAATTCTGATCCTTTCTCCAAGATGTGTTATATGAGATTGTTGAAGATGTGTAATGTGAACTTTTCTGGATGTATTATTGGCTCTTTTCCTAAGGAGTTACGGCTTCTGGAATGGCATGGATATCCTTTAAAATCTTTGCCATCAAGTTTCCAACCTCATAAACTTGTTGAACTCAACTTGTCTAACAGTTGTATTGAAAAGATATCATGGAGGGAGAACGTG GTATCAGAAAGCTTAATGTTGATCAATCTTAGCAATTGCACGTACTTGACCAAGACCCCAAACTTCAATACAACCCCAAATCTTGAAAGATTAATTCTTAGAGGTTGTAAAAGGCTATCAGTGATTCACCCATCCATTGGAGTTCTCGAGAGACTTGTTTTACTGAATTTGAAAGATTGTGAATCTCTTAAGATACTCGTCAAGGAGATGAGCTTGGGATCTCTTAAAACTTTAATTCTTTCAGGATGTTCAAAGCTCAACAAGTTTCCAGAGATTGTGGGAAACATGAAGGAGTTAACCCAACTTTATTTGGATGGGACTGCTATAATTGAGCTGCTAGATTCCATCAAGTCCTTGAGTGGTCTTACTTTGTTGAATCTAAAAGATTGTAAAAACCTTCGTAGTCTTCCAAATATCATTTGTAGTTTGACTGCTCTTACAACTCTTAACATCTCAGGCTGCTCATGTCTTGATTACTTCCCAGAGGACCTTGGAAATTTGGAATGTTTGGAAGAACTTGATGCAAGTGAAACTGCCATAAGAGAAGTACCTTCCTCAGTTACACAGTTGAAGAACCTCAAGCAGTTATCTTTCCGCGGATGCAGTGGCATGCCTCATAAGTCATGCCTATTGTTCTTTTGTAGTTGTTTGTTTGCGACAGAAGGCTTTGAATCCGTCAGCTTGATGTTGCCTAACTCTTTCTTGGGTCTACTCTCTTTGAAATCATTAGATTTAAGTAAATGCAACCTACAAGAAGCAGCTATACCTGATGATTTTTGGCATATGAGCTCACTGGAGCAGCTTGATTTGAGTGAGAACAACTTTCGGAGCTTACCAAATACCATGTTTGAACTTTCTGAGCTGAGGGAACTTAGCTTGAATGGTTGTAACAAGCTTCAGTCACTGCCAATAATTCCCTTGAGTGTCAAATATGTGAATGCTCGTGATTGTGCTGAGCTGACAGATGAAAGTATAATTTGGACAACACCTAAGGGATTTTGTTTTATAGATTGTCAAAAATCTAATGTGGGTACAGAACGCAAAGAATACAAGTTTCCAGTATCAATGGAACATTTTTACCCCCTACTTCATGCATCATGTGAG gATGATATTTATCGAGGAAAAGCATTTGGATTTGTTTCTTCGCGTACTACAATTCCTGATTGGTGCAGCTACTCAAGTACTGGCTCTTCTGTTACAGTTCAACTACCTCCAGATTTGGATCATAACAATACATGGATGggactttatatatatattatttacgAAGTGCAGAAACAGGAAAATACTGATACAAGAATACAATATATATGTCATTTTACCACAGATGAAGATCGATTGGAAATTTCCCTTGGTAATTTTGATGTCAAAGAACACAATAGTGTAGGTTCACGTGGAGTTTGCAAGTATTTACCACGAGAATCGTTTGCTGGGCTCTTGGATAAAGCAAGTCGAGTTGAAGCTTCAATATACTTGAATAGTCCCTACGTTAGTGTGAAAATGTGTGGGGCGCATATAATTTATAAGCAAAATGTGGCAAAGTTTGTTAGAGACTTGTATCCAGTTCCTAATAATGTCCAAAATTATGTCACCCATTGTCAAGAAATAGTAGATGATGTAACGAAAACTACCCCTGTGTGTGAGGTGAAATCTATGACAAGGGAACGAACAATGATTGACATGATTCAATCTGCTATTAAGCAAGAACTTAAAGGAAGTACTTTGGGGGAGCCATCAAATGAAGCAGAACAAGAATTGACTTCACCAAATCGGTTCTTGCTTCACGTTCATGATTCAACAAAATCATTTGGAGAAGAAGGCCGCAAAAGTATCTCCACCACGGCACTGAGAATGAAGCTTCAATCATTGCTTTCAAAACTTTTTCAG AAAAGCAATGCAGGTAACTTTGATTTCGGATGCATTTTTCCTCTCAAAGCTATTTTGCCTTGGTTTGCCTATCAATGTGTGGGACGCCAAATATTTTGTTGTCTTTCTCCAAACTTATTGGAGGACAAGAAATGGTTAGGATTTGCTCTCTATGTCATGTTTCGTAGCCGCCCACCTTTTTCGATTAACAATTTGGACTCAGAATCTTCTGCTTCCCTTGTTGCTCATTTACATATCGAACCAAGTGGCATGCTACACACAGCCCGATTTTCTCTCGGAAAAGACTGTTTGGTTGGCTCAGAACATCGTCTTGTTGTATTCAATGTACCGCGTGTCCATTTTCCACAAATGTTGAATCAGTGTGGGTATATTAGTGCTTTGTTTGCAACTTCCATCTCAGATCATTTGGAGATTGAAATCTGTGGGATTCGTAAAGTATACGAGAATGACATGGAAGATTTTATCCAAACAATAATTGAGTGCACCATAGAGAGTCCAGAGATACACCATGAGCATTATTGTAAAACATTTGcaaagatggagaagaagatttTTGATGAAGCTGATATTCCTAGTGAAGAAAAGGCCTTTGATTTGGGTTATATTTGTTCCACTTTACCAAG GGAGGGCAAAGTTTTGCATCGACAAGTACAAGAAGTGGATAATATTTCAACTATCAGTAGTAGTCAATCACAGTTACCAACTGAGAATGAGAATGACATTattaatcaatatttttttcgAAAATATTATCAG AGCTTTGACCAAATGTTGAGGTATAATGCTTGCTTTCCTCCAAGTGAAATTCCAAAGTTGTTCAGCCATCAAAACAATGATCACTCAATTGAAATCCAACTACCCAAAGAGAGCAATTGGGTTGGAGTTGCATTGTGGGCATATTTCTCAGTTGAAGAGTCTTTAATTGGCAAGGTTAATGAGAATCAAGAGGCAGATAATTCCCACTTCCTTAATTGTTATTTGGAAACTAATGAAGGCTTTCTAGAACCTCTTCACTCTTACCAAACCACAAATGAAGAAATGAAGTGGGTACCTCGTCTAGGAGGATTCATTTGGTTATCTTATATACCACGTGGATCATTGTCAGATCTGCTTATCAGCTTCATTGAAGCTTCATTTGTAAGCGAAAACTCTGACTTGTTGGTGAAGAAGTGTGGAATCCGTCTGGTGTATGATCAACAAGAATTTGAGCAAATGATACTCCATTCCCTGGATTGTGATCTAATGCAAGAAAGTCTTGTAGACAACAACTCTGTTTTAGACGTAAGCTCCAATCAAGTCACCTCAACAGGCTCAAATTCAGAACCTAGTTACATTCTTCTAAACATAGAGGCTCAGACTCCAGTCATGGAAAGTAATTCAATAGAAGAGTGGATAAAAGAGTTGGAGAGTTTTCTTAACAAGTACTTAAATCTTTCTCTGATAATAATGCTAAGTATTGCAGGGCATTCAATTTCATACGTACCGAGCTTTAATCCTTACTTTGGATTTAACTTTTGTTTCCCTCGAAACAAAGTTTTAGATTGGTTCAATTATCAGACTGATAAGCCCAAACTGAGATTCCAAATACCACAAAATCTATATGATGATGAAAACTGGAGAGGATTTGTGATATGCGCCGCatttactgttcatgagcatccTGCTGCTGCTGTACTTGATTCAGAATCTGAAAAGGATGTCCATCTTATGTGTGATTTCAACTTGGGCCAAAACATATGTCTAAAGCCTGCTCCCATTATCCGCACCAAAAAAGAAATTTTCAAGTGGTTAATTCTTCGTGGCTTCATTTGGTTAGCCTATATCCCCCACAGTGCATTTACAGAATCTTTGAATGAAGTAAGCTATGTCGAGGCTAAAATGCATAGCTTCGATAGCCCCGGCTTGGTGGTTGAGAGGTGTGGTATGCGTCTTCTGTACCAACATGATGTGAAAGAGTTTAAACAAGAAATTGTCAAGTGTGTGACTTCCTTCTTTGATGATTTAGGCCCCATATTCCTATTTTTGAGTGATAAAAAAACGAAGAAATCTCCTGATTTTGACAGCATTGTTCCTTGGAACCAAAGAACTGATATTGAGCTATTAGTAATA GACTTTCATCGAAATACCATATTTAACTCATGTTTCACTTCAACTGAAATTCTTGAGTGGTTCAGGAATTATAAAATAGGCCCTTCAGTCAAACTTGAGCTGCCTACTACTCTGTTATTCGATGACAATTGGATAGGATTAGCATTATGTGCGTACTTTTCAGATCTTGATCCTCAGCAACCAAATGCCTGCATGGACAATTTGAATACAGGAGAATTTTCTCACCATCTTATTTGTCACTTGCAAACTGAGACAGTCAACCTGGAACATCCACATGTCTACCAAACAACCAACGAAGAATTCAGATATTTAGACCACGAAGGCCGATTCATTTGGCTTTCTTACATACCAAGAGAGTGGTTTTCGGATGAGCAGCTAAATGATTGCAGTGTCATAGAGGCTTCCTTTGTGAGTGACAGTACAAGAAGATTGCATGTGGAAAAGTGTGGCCTTCGCCTTTTATTTCAGCATGATGAAGATGAGTTTAAGAAAACAATTGCTCACTGTATGAAGTCATCGTCACAAAATGAGGATCTTGTTTGCTCACTGCCTCGCAGTGGTTGTGAGGCAGGTCCTAGCAAAGGCAGCTGCAGCACTACTAAGGTGGATCCTCACCCAGAAAGATCAGAAAGACTTAATCCTACAACCGTTAAAGGTAAGGAGAAACTCATTTTCGAATAA